From Spiroplasma monobiae MQ-1, a single genomic window includes:
- a CDS encoding ABC transporter ATP-binding protein, producing MENMDFEVGKGKFFHTLVYYFAKEWKLSLTMLVLCIMFVLLHLSLPILTFQMTAAITNPREDGEVVKNIITDTWTNDYVLLIYVAIGIVVVYCVLSFIYDYLAYIMGRKIEISLRNRALENLVRQDISYYSDKKIGEILTKIVSDTQIVGDQAVQVPLQFGLSFFEIIGAAILMYILSWQLASVTVITFVILMSLMMVSFYATRNKVIKVRESITEINGNVTDRIATVRLIKSAGTENYETERFKQVHKDFYNKSKKVGTRQAIMLTTMWGGMFVLQFATVIATMLIYGQEGAEGEFIKQRFAAYNLAQGLMIGPLFNVMAALFGLAQASVAAQRVDDTIKSKSIMNSHYWDGEIVKKIEGDILFKGIEFAYPEKPTKVILPKFDFKFEEGKSYAFVGETGSGKSTIAKLLLRFYDPTKGQIIINGNTDLKDVNLSSYLSHVGYVEQDPQILYGDVFENVRYGSFDSTNEEVIEACKKAELHELVMTWPDQYETILGERGFLLSGGQKQRLIIARMFLKNPKVLILDEATSALDNIVEKEIQAKLDVLMKGRTTVTIAHRLSTIKNANEIIVLGGNGKGIVQRGKFNELKTQDGHFKKLYEAGLIE from the coding sequence CTTGTTTTGTGTATAATGTTTGTTCTACTGCATTTATCATTGCCAATACTGACATTCCAAATGACAGCTGCAATAACAAATCCTAGAGAAGATGGTGAAGTTGTTAAAAATATAATAACTGATACATGAACAAATGACTATGTACTACTAATATATGTTGCTATTGGAATAGTTGTAGTTTATTGTGTATTATCATTTATTTATGACTATTTAGCATATATAATGGGTCGTAAAATTGAAATAAGTTTAAGAAATAGAGCTTTGGAAAATCTTGTAAGACAAGATATTTCATATTACTCAGATAAAAAAATTGGAGAGATTTTAACTAAAATAGTTTCTGATACACAGATAGTAGGAGATCAAGCTGTTCAAGTTCCACTTCAATTCGGATTATCATTCTTTGAAATTATTGGTGCTGCAATATTAATGTATATATTAAGTTGACAACTAGCATCAGTAACTGTTATCACATTTGTTATATTAATGTCTTTAATGATGGTAAGTTTCTATGCAACTAGAAATAAAGTTATTAAAGTTAGAGAAAGTATTACAGAAATTAATGGTAATGTAACTGATAGAATTGCTACTGTTAGACTAATTAAATCCGCAGGTACTGAAAACTATGAAACTGAAAGATTTAAACAAGTGCATAAAGACTTCTACAATAAATCTAAAAAAGTAGGAACAAGACAAGCAATTATGTTGACTACTATGTGGGGTGGAATGTTTGTCCTTCAATTTGCAACAGTTATTGCAACAATGCTAATTTATGGACAAGAAGGTGCTGAAGGTGAGTTTATTAAACAAAGATTTGCAGCATATAACTTAGCCCAAGGACTTATGATAGGACCTCTATTTAATGTTATGGCAGCATTATTTGGACTGGCACAAGCTTCTGTTGCTGCTCAAAGAGTTGATGACACAATTAAGTCAAAATCAATTATGAATTCTCACTATTGAGATGGTGAGATAGTTAAAAAAATTGAAGGAGACATTTTATTTAAAGGTATAGAATTTGCATACCCAGAAAAACCAACAAAAGTAATTCTTCCAAAATTTGACTTTAAATTTGAAGAAGGAAAATCATACGCCTTTGTTGGAGAAACTGGTAGCGGTAAATCTACTATTGCAAAACTTTTATTACGATTCTATGATCCTACAAAAGGACAAATAATAATTAACGGAAATACAGACTTGAAAGATGTTAATTTATCAAGTTATTTAAGCCACGTTGGATATGTTGAACAAGATCCACAAATTCTTTACGGTGATGTTTTTGAAAATGTTAGATATGGATCTTTTGATAGTACCAATGAAGAGGTTATAGAGGCTTGTAAAAAAGCAGAACTTCATGAACTTGTAATGACTTGACCTGACCAATATGAAACGATTCTTGGAGAAAGAGGTTTCCTATTGAGTGGTGGACAAAAGCAAAGATTAATAATAGCGAGAATGTTCTTGAAAAATCCAAAAGTCTTAATTTTAGATGAAGCAACAAGTGCTTTAGATAATATCGTTGAAAAAGAAATTCAAGCAAAATTGGATGTGCTTATGAAAGGTAGAACAACAGTTACTATCGCTCACAGACTAAGTACAATTAAAAATGCAAATGAAATAATAGTTTTAGGTGGAAATGGAAAAGGGATAGTTCAAAGAGGAAAATTTAATGAATTAAAAACTCAAGATGGACACTTTAAAAAACTATATGAAGCTGGATTAATTGAATAA
- a CDS encoding FAD-dependent oxidoreductase translates to MKVIVLGTNHAGTTAVRTLKRLNPEIEVTTYDRNDVISFLGCGIALWVKGEIKDPNGLFYANPEILESEGINVKMKHEWISIDSNKKTVLIKNLETNETFEDNYDKLIVATGTWPLLPPIPGLDLKGVQICKNYDHAKKIQQANLNDSIKKVTIVGAGYIGVELVDAFVAHGKEVTLIDLAERIMPVYYDAEFTQHVEDRMKKAGVNLALGQSVKEFKGVDGKVTHVVTDKGEVETDYVIFSVGVVAQTKQLEGVVDLNDRKAILTNEYCQSSNEDIYAIGDCSTVFNKALNMEMPIQLATTAVRTGIIAASNIANGNKLASPGFTGANGIEVFGFKMASAGVSEASAKNMGLDYEAILLSDSDRPEFMSTYKEAWIKLVWDKKTRKIIGAQIASENNHTEIMYMLSLGIQKGLTIDELPLVDIFFLPHFNKPYNFVTLAGLEVLGLNYFKK, encoded by the coding sequence ATGAAAGTTATAGTTTTAGGAACAAATCATGCAGGAACAACTGCTGTTAGAACACTAAAAAGACTAAACCCAGAAATTGAAGTTACTACTTATGATAGAAATGATGTAATTTCATTTTTGGGTTGTGGAATAGCGTTATGAGTTAAAGGAGAAATTAAGGATCCAAATGGACTTTTTTATGCAAACCCTGAGATTCTAGAATCTGAAGGAATCAATGTAAAAATGAAACATGAATGAATTTCGATTGATTCTAATAAAAAAACTGTTTTGATTAAAAATTTAGAAACAAATGAAACATTTGAAGACAACTATGATAAGTTGATAGTTGCAACTGGTACATGACCTTTACTGCCACCAATCCCAGGATTAGACTTAAAAGGTGTACAAATCTGTAAAAATTATGATCATGCTAAAAAAATTCAGCAAGCTAACTTAAATGATTCAATAAAAAAAGTAACTATAGTTGGAGCGGGTTATATTGGTGTTGAACTTGTTGATGCTTTTGTGGCACACGGTAAAGAAGTTACATTAATAGATCTTGCAGAAAGAATAATGCCTGTATACTACGATGCAGAATTCACTCAACATGTAGAAGATAGAATGAAAAAAGCTGGAGTAAATCTTGCTTTAGGGCAAAGCGTTAAAGAATTCAAAGGTGTTGATGGAAAAGTTACGCATGTTGTTACTGATAAAGGTGAAGTTGAAACTGATTATGTAATTTTCTCTGTTGGTGTGGTTGCGCAAACCAAACAACTTGAAGGTGTAGTCGATTTAAATGACAGAAAAGCAATTTTAACTAACGAGTACTGTCAATCATCAAACGAAGATATTTATGCAATTGGAGATTGTTCAACAGTTTTCAATAAAGCATTAAACATGGAAATGCCAATTCAACTAGCAACAACTGCAGTTAGAACAGGTATTATTGCAGCTTCAAATATTGCTAATGGGAATAAATTAGCGTCTCCAGGTTTTACAGGAGCAAATGGTATTGAAGTATTCGGATTTAAAATGGCTTCAGCTGGTGTTAGTGAAGCTAGTGCAAAAAACATGGGATTAGATTATGAAGCCATTTTATTATCTGATTCAGATCGTCCAGAATTTATGTCAACATACAAAGAAGCTTGAATCAAATTAGTGTGAGATAAAAAAACGAGAAAAATCATTGGGGCCCAAATAGCTAGTGAAAATAACCATACCGAAATCATGTATATGTTGTCATTGGGTATCCAAAAAGGACTAACTATTGATGAGTTACCATTGGTTGATATATTCTTTTTACCTCACTTTAATAAGCCATACAATTTTGTTACATTGGCTGGTTTAGAAGTTTTAGGATTAAATTACTTTAAAAAGTAA
- a CDS encoding lipoate--protein ligase gives MINLLISKSNDPAYNLAVEEYLTYHYKTQNPILYIWQNSNTIVVGRNQNTYAEINIAEAMKDEVKIIRRNTGGGTVFHDMGNVCYSLIVNNDKNSQTNFEIALKPIIDYLRNEGLNANFSGRNDIEIDDYKISGNAQLKTKDKILQHGTLLFDVELPRILKYLNVDLEKIKHQKVKSKPARVANIKKILAEANKDIELENFIKNIINSYTKNNEVKEIEFTITEIENIKEILENKYLSREWTFAKNEDFEISNKKYLESKGLIEIKINIDKGKISKIKIYGDFLGYKGTEDLEFSLIGVDYDYHSVRGVLEKHNLKEIFGDNFEAEDILKLLIN, from the coding sequence ATGATTAATCTTTTAATATCAAAATCAAATGATCCAGCTTATAACTTGGCTGTTGAAGAGTATTTAACTTACCATTACAAAACTCAAAATCCTATTCTATATATATGACAAAATAGCAATACGATTGTGGTTGGTAGAAACCAAAATACTTATGCTGAAATAAACATTGCAGAAGCAATGAAAGATGAAGTAAAAATTATAAGAAGAAATACAGGTGGAGGAACGGTTTTTCACGACATGGGAAATGTTTGTTATTCACTTATTGTGAATAATGATAAAAACTCACAAACTAACTTTGAAATAGCATTAAAACCAATAATTGATTATTTAAGAAACGAAGGATTAAATGCAAATTTTTCGGGAAGAAATGATATCGAAATTGATGATTATAAAATCTCTGGAAACGCACAATTAAAAACTAAGGACAAAATTCTTCAACACGGAACATTATTATTTGATGTTGAATTACCTAGGATCTTAAAGTATTTAAATGTTGATTTGGAAAAAATAAAACATCAAAAAGTAAAATCAAAACCAGCTAGAGTTGCCAATATAAAAAAAATTTTAGCTGAAGCAAATAAAGATATTGAGTTAGAAAATTTTATAAAAAATATTATTAATAGTTACACAAAAAATAATGAAGTAAAAGAAATAGAATTCACCATTACCGAAATTGAAAATATTAAAGAAATTTTGGAGAATAAGTATTTATCGAGAGAGTGAACTTTTGCTAAAAATGAAGACTTTGAAATCTCTAATAAAAAATATTTAGAATCAAAAGGTTTGATTGAAATAAAAATAAATATTGATAAAGGAAAAATCTCAAAAATTAAGATATATGGAGATTTTCTTGGATATAAAGGTACAGAGGATTTGGAATTTTCTCTAATAGGTGTAGATTACGACTATCATTCTGTAAGGGGTGTTTTAGAAAAACATAACCTTAAAGAGATCTTCGGAGATAACTTTGAAGCTGAAGATATTTTAAAACTATTAATAAATTAG